The following coding sequences lie in one Polynucleobacter asymbioticus genomic window:
- a CDS encoding Bug family tripartite tricarboxylate transporter substrate binding protein, with amino-acid sequence MKLKGALISTALALGVAAVSPAFAAWEPTKPVEFIIPAGPGGGADQMARMIQGIITKNNLMKQAVIPVNKSAGAGAEGFLAMKEAKGDPNKIIITLSNLFTTPLATGVPFNWKDITPVAMLALDQFVLWDNADKPYKTAKEYIDAAKAAGPGKFKMGGTGSKQEDQIITVALEKATGAKFTYIPFKGGGDVAVQLVGNHIDSSVNNPIEAVAQWRANKLRALCVFDDTRMPYKEKITATQSWNDVPTCKEAGVSTDYVMLRGIFMAPGVTQEQIDYYINVFKKVLQTPEWKKFMADGAFNQTFMTGKEFNNWLTLNEALHKQLMAEAGFLAK; translated from the coding sequence ATGAAGTTAAAAGGGGCATTGATTTCCACCGCATTAGCCCTCGGTGTTGCTGCTGTTTCACCTGCTTTCGCTGCTTGGGAGCCAACCAAGCCTGTTGAGTTCATCATTCCTGCCGGTCCTGGCGGTGGTGCTGACCAAATGGCTCGAATGATCCAAGGCATCATCACTAAAAACAACTTGATGAAGCAAGCTGTTATTCCAGTAAACAAATCTGCTGGTGCTGGTGCTGAAGGCTTCTTGGCAATGAAAGAGGCAAAAGGCGATCCGAATAAGATCATCATCACTTTGTCTAACTTGTTCACCACTCCATTGGCAACTGGTGTCCCATTCAATTGGAAAGACATCACTCCAGTAGCTATGTTGGCCTTGGACCAGTTCGTATTGTGGGACAACGCAGACAAGCCATACAAAACAGCAAAAGAATATATCGATGCCGCTAAAGCAGCTGGCCCAGGTAAATTCAAAATGGGTGGTACTGGTTCAAAGCAAGAAGACCAGATCATTACTGTTGCTCTTGAAAAAGCAACTGGTGCTAAGTTCACCTACATCCCATTCAAAGGGGGTGGCGACGTTGCTGTTCAGCTCGTAGGTAATCACATTGACTCTTCTGTAAACAATCCAATTGAGGCGGTTGCTCAATGGCGTGCCAACAAATTACGCGCTCTGTGCGTATTCGATGACACCCGTATGCCTTACAAAGAGAAGATCACTGCTACCCAATCTTGGAATGATGTTCCAACCTGTAAAGAGGCTGGCGTTTCAACTGACTACGTGATGTTGCGCGGTATTTTCATGGCTCCTGGTGTAACTCAAGAGCAGATTGATTACTACATTAATGTATTCAAAAAAGTACTCCAGACACCAGAGTGGAAGAAATTCATGGCTGATGGTGCTTTCAATCAAACATTCATGACCGGTAAAGAATTCAATAACTGGTTGACATTGAATGAGGCATTACACAAGCAGTTGATGGCTGAAGCTGGTTTCTTAGCCAAGTAA
- a CDS encoding tripartite tricarboxylate transporter TctB family protein, whose protein sequence is MSEHTNNSNQESMISVRMMDIITALLFIAVGLVVMIGSLKLGASWGSDGPEAGYFPFYISLIILLSSTVTLFQSIVVDGKKETETFVDKESFKQVMAVLLPAIVFVLGVQLIGIYVSSVIYIAVFMVWLGKYALWKAAAVSIGVSVALYLMFEYWFQVPLPHGSWINPLEFIGVQ, encoded by the coding sequence ATGTCTGAACATACAAATAATTCAAATCAAGAATCCATGATTAGCGTCAGGATGATGGATATCATCACTGCACTCTTATTCATTGCGGTAGGTCTGGTGGTGATGATTGGAAGTCTTAAGTTAGGCGCCAGTTGGGGTAGCGACGGTCCTGAAGCCGGCTATTTCCCTTTCTACATCAGCTTAATTATTCTGCTTTCCAGTACCGTGACACTCTTTCAATCAATTGTGGTTGACGGTAAAAAAGAAACAGAAACATTTGTCGATAAAGAATCCTTCAAGCAAGTGATGGCTGTGTTGTTGCCAGCTATTGTCTTTGTTCTTGGAGTTCAGTTAATCGGTATTTACGTATCTTCTGTTATCTACATCGCCGTCTTTATGGTTTGGCTTGGTAAGTACGCACTATGGAAAGCTGCAGCAGTTTCTATCGGTGTGAGCGTAGCCCTGTACCTCATGTTTGAGTACTGGTTCCAAGTTCCATTGCCACATGGCTCCTGGATTAATCCGCTTGAGTTCATCGGCGTACAGTAA
- a CDS encoding tripartite tricarboxylate transporter permease gives MEEINALFNGFAVAMTPFNLLLMIVGVTLGVIIGVLPGLGGANGIAILLPLTFTMPPTSAIIMLSCIYWGALFGGAITSILFNIPGEPWSVATTFDGYPMAREGKAGEALTAAFTSSFVGAFFAIVMITFLAPLVAKFALQFGPPEFFSVYLLTFCSFVGMNKGSPFKTISAMMLGFALASVGMDTVTGQLRLTFGSHELMRGFDFLIAVIGLFGIGEILLSMEEGLEFKGAAAKIRRQVVLETWAKLPKYWATTLRSCLIGCWMGITPGGATPASFMAYGVAKRVSKKGENFGKGEMEGIVAPETAAHAAGTAALLPMLSLGIPGSPTAAVLLGGLLIWGLQPGPLLFVEKPDFVWGLIASMYLGNLAGLFVVLTCVPLFASILRIPFSIIAPVIIVICAVGAYTVHNATFDVWLMLGFGLLGYIFKKLDYPMAPMVLALVLGDRAEDSFRQSMLISQGSVDVFFSNYLVAGITTLALVLLFWPLIGKFTGKKKAAAA, from the coding sequence TTGGAAGAAATTAATGCTCTATTCAACGGCTTTGCCGTTGCAATGACACCCTTTAATTTGCTGTTAATGATCGTTGGTGTAACTCTCGGAGTGATCATTGGCGTATTGCCAGGTCTAGGTGGTGCAAACGGAATTGCGATTCTGTTGCCGCTGACCTTCACAATGCCGCCAACATCCGCAATCATCATGCTCTCCTGTATTTACTGGGGCGCATTATTCGGCGGTGCGATTACATCTATTCTGTTTAATATTCCTGGCGAGCCCTGGTCTGTTGCGACTACCTTTGACGGTTATCCAATGGCCCGTGAAGGTAAAGCTGGCGAAGCCTTAACAGCAGCGTTCACATCCTCATTCGTTGGTGCGTTCTTTGCGATTGTGATGATCACCTTCTTAGCGCCTTTGGTCGCGAAGTTTGCTCTGCAGTTTGGTCCGCCAGAATTCTTCTCGGTGTACTTGCTTACCTTCTGCAGCTTCGTGGGTATGAACAAGGGATCTCCATTTAAGACAATCTCTGCCATGATGTTGGGCTTTGCTCTAGCTTCAGTTGGTATGGATACAGTGACAGGTCAATTGCGCTTGACATTCGGAAGTCACGAATTGATGCGTGGTTTTGACTTCTTGATCGCTGTTATTGGTTTGTTTGGTATCGGTGAGATTCTGTTGTCGATGGAAGAAGGCCTTGAGTTCAAAGGTGCTGCTGCAAAGATTCGTCGTCAAGTGGTCCTCGAGACTTGGGCGAAGTTGCCAAAGTATTGGGCTACTACACTGCGCAGCTGTTTGATTGGTTGCTGGATGGGTATTACCCCAGGCGGTGCAACTCCAGCTTCCTTCATGGCTTACGGCGTTGCTAAGCGCGTATCCAAGAAGGGCGAGAACTTCGGTAAGGGCGAGATGGAGGGTATTGTTGCTCCAGAAACAGCAGCTCATGCTGCTGGTACAGCTGCCTTGCTACCAATGCTCTCATTGGGTATCCCAGGCTCACCTACAGCGGCAGTATTGCTCGGTGGTCTATTGATCTGGGGCTTACAACCAGGACCATTGCTCTTCGTTGAGAAGCCAGACTTCGTTTGGGGCTTGATTGCTAGTATGTACTTGGGTAACTTGGCAGGCTTGTTTGTTGTATTAACTTGCGTTCCATTGTTCGCCTCTATCTTGAGAATTCCATTCTCAATCATCGCTCCAGTCATTATTGTGATTTGTGCAGTTGGTGCCTACACCGTGCATAACGCAACATTTGACGTCTGGTTGATGTTGGGCTTCGGTCTGCTTGGCTACATCTTCAAGAAACTGGATTACCCAATGGCACCAATGGTCTTGGCCTTGGTATTGGGTGACCGTGCGGAAGATTCTTTCCGCCAGTCCATGTTGATCTCACAAGGTAGCGTTGATGTGTTCTTCTCAAACTACTTAGTAGCCGGTATTACAACGCTTGCTTTAGTTCTCCTGTTCTGGCCATTGATTGGCAAGTTCACAGGCAAGAAAAAAGCAGCTGCAGCCTAA
- a CDS encoding DUF2946 family protein yields the protein MNFRKNRLIHWIAALAIAMSALAPAVSQAVSLAKHGQGFAMEICSADGSKAQINIQSEDQADLAEVQPCPYCIAHTAITPAFNTNLTFQAPQTLALLPQLFYQSPKPLAVWVTPPSAAPPTQA from the coding sequence ATGAATTTCCGCAAAAACCGCCTCATTCACTGGATTGCTGCTTTAGCAATTGCAATGAGCGCACTTGCGCCAGCAGTTTCTCAAGCAGTCTCGCTAGCGAAGCATGGCCAAGGTTTTGCAATGGAAATCTGTTCTGCTGATGGCTCTAAAGCTCAGATCAATATCCAGAGCGAAGATCAAGCAGACCTTGCAGAAGTACAGCCTTGCCCGTATTGCATTGCTCATACGGCCATTACCCCAGCATTCAATACCAACCTCACTTTTCAAGCGCCGCAAACACTTGCTTTGCTGCCCCAGCTTTTCTATCAATCACCCAAGCCACTCGCTGTTTGGGTAACACCTCCCTCAGCTGCACCTCCTACACAAGCCTAA
- a CDS encoding copper uptake system-associated protein: MGEINKVSSFFKHPLSVNSLLTGLVISAFLYTGYAFAHSQTEAESQGRIKALISKTFDQPNLKVQITPIVIEGKVAIADWTQGQKGGRALLRRKHADWEIIACGGAGFKDPSAIASAGISKEIANNITAKLKTAEATLSPQKIKQLDSFDGVVTMRHGMQHGSDSKH; the protein is encoded by the coding sequence ATGGGTGAGATAAATAAAGTGAGCTCGTTCTTCAAGCATCCGTTGAGTGTAAACAGCCTGTTAACGGGTTTGGTTATTTCAGCATTTCTTTATACAGGATATGCATTTGCACATTCTCAGACTGAGGCGGAGTCTCAAGGCAGAATCAAGGCGCTGATTTCAAAGACCTTTGATCAGCCCAATCTGAAAGTACAAATCACCCCAATCGTTATTGAGGGCAAAGTTGCAATTGCAGATTGGACTCAAGGTCAAAAAGGTGGTCGTGCACTTCTCAGAAGAAAGCATGCTGATTGGGAAATCATTGCATGCGGTGGCGCTGGATTTAAAGATCCTAGCGCTATTGCATCGGCAGGCATTTCTAAAGAGATTGCTAACAACATCACGGCAAAACTTAAGACTGCAGAAGCTACGCTATCCCCACAAAAAATTAAACAACTGGATTCATTTGATGGTGTTGTGACTATGCGTCACGGCATGCAGCATGGATCTGATTCAAAACATTAA
- a CDS encoding TonB-dependent receptor, translating to MNLYKTKLAIAASLIVAGNVYAQSLPNVIVTAKPDVAEIEIDRFSSTSAVITDETIRDLHAADLSSALRNTPGTQITRYNPVGSFGGDQGGSIFIRGMGLSRPGSEIKTYIDNVPMYMPVWGHALLDLLPVNGMRDITIYKSPQPQINGNNFASINLNTKTAGPNNGVSGNARVSYGSYNTVIEQVDLAGRSNDVDFSLAQGFSKSNGARANGSGQLANIMGSAGFKIDQNWKVGISGMALNNTAKDPGNNTLPSPAIAPTYDSNAQMVTAFARHNYDSVEGEFRIYSNTGNGNLNNDLISGGWGNSYNNFTMQGIRWKESITPWQGGNVLLGLDYDSSSGSVTSTPAFNGALSNVTAKTTLPTYKLTSPYIGISHSLMLNSKWSLVPSAGVRNYQNNQYASKTAPYGGISLVSDVATIFFNASQGINYPGMEGPALQASIPVNWANQSWKNLSAEEMSHMEVGGKFFIDKKTRIDTSLFQDTIKNRSVFTFTNVPFAPPNAAWSTYGQYTMQGVELSAQREFIPELTVFGGWTYLNNNSAENLPYVPQNAFNAAITGYLGKFRLSVDAQYQTSFYSQTLSRNTGSTNTTLVNGSTVANARVSYPVPELGRKGEVFVMVENIFNQQYSYRQGYPMPGTWGSVGLSASFN from the coding sequence ATGAATTTATATAAAACTAAATTAGCGATTGCCGCTTCACTCATCGTGGCTGGCAATGTGTATGCACAAAGCTTGCCGAATGTCATCGTTACAGCTAAGCCGGATGTAGCAGAGATTGAGATCGACCGATTTTCGAGTACCTCTGCTGTGATTACCGACGAAACGATTCGTGATTTACATGCTGCAGATTTATCTTCAGCTTTGCGCAATACGCCGGGAACCCAAATTACTCGTTACAACCCTGTTGGTTCGTTCGGTGGCGATCAGGGCGGCTCTATTTTTATTCGCGGAATGGGCCTCAGTCGCCCAGGAAGTGAGATTAAGACATATATTGATAATGTTCCAATGTATATGCCTGTTTGGGGGCATGCATTATTGGATTTACTTCCAGTTAACGGGATGAGGGACATCACAATCTACAAGAGTCCTCAGCCTCAAATTAATGGAAATAACTTTGCCTCCATTAATTTAAATACCAAGACTGCCGGACCTAACAACGGTGTATCCGGTAATGCACGAGTTTCCTATGGTTCTTATAACACCGTGATTGAGCAGGTAGATCTAGCCGGTCGCAGTAATGATGTTGATTTTTCACTAGCACAAGGATTTTCTAAATCCAATGGCGCAAGAGCAAATGGTAGCGGGCAGTTAGCTAACATTATGGGTTCTGCTGGATTTAAGATTGATCAAAATTGGAAGGTCGGTATCAGCGGAATGGCGCTTAACAATACCGCTAAAGATCCTGGCAATAACACCCTGCCATCCCCAGCCATAGCCCCAACATACGATAGTAATGCGCAAATGGTGACGGCTTTTGCAAGGCATAATTATGATTCGGTAGAAGGTGAGTTTCGCATTTATTCAAATACTGGTAATGGAAATTTGAATAATGATTTGATATCTGGAGGGTGGGGAAACAGTTATAACAATTTCACCATGCAAGGTATCCGCTGGAAAGAGTCAATCACCCCTTGGCAAGGCGGAAATGTTTTGCTTGGCCTTGATTATGACTCTTCAAGCGGAAGCGTAACAAGTACTCCAGCCTTTAATGGTGCGCTTTCAAACGTAACTGCAAAGACGACCCTACCAACCTATAAATTAACATCCCCTTATATTGGAATCAGTCATAGCCTTATGTTAAATAGCAAGTGGTCTCTGGTTCCATCTGCTGGTGTACGCAATTATCAGAATAATCAATATGCATCAAAGACTGCTCCTTACGGTGGTATCTCTCTAGTTTCTGACGTCGCAACCATTTTCTTTAACGCCTCGCAGGGTATTAACTATCCTGGGATGGAGGGACCAGCTTTGCAAGCTTCCATTCCTGTGAATTGGGCTAATCAGTCGTGGAAGAATTTATCCGCTGAAGAAATGAGTCACATGGAGGTGGGTGGAAAATTCTTTATAGATAAAAAAACTAGAATTGATACAAGCCTTTTCCAAGACACGATTAAGAATCGATCTGTCTTTACATTCACGAACGTTCCATTCGCCCCACCGAATGCAGCATGGAGTACTTATGGTCAATACACTATGCAGGGCGTTGAACTTTCCGCCCAAAGAGAATTCATTCCAGAATTGACGGTATTTGGCGGGTGGACCTATTTAAATAACAATAGTGCTGAAAATTTACCTTATGTGCCTCAAAATGCATTTAATGCTGCCATTACTGGGTACCTTGGAAAGTTCAGGCTATCTGTTGATGCTCAGTATCAAACATCCTTTTATTCACAGACTTTAAGCCGTAATACCGGATCAACCAATACTACTTTAGTAAACGGCTCGACGGTAGCTAATGCTCGTGTGTCCTATCCAGTTCCAGAGTTAGGTAGGAAGGGTGAGGTCTTTGTGATGGTTGAAAACATCTTTAATCAACAGTACAGCTATCGCCAAGGTTACCCAATGCCAGGAACTTGGGGATCCGTTGGTTTGTCAGCGAGCTTCAACTAA
- a CDS encoding DsrE family protein, which yields MFLKSLKAVVITTLAALSLSAFAAANDPLFINLSTDEPGRASMAINFGKHHFSSGHPLTIFLNDKAVMMGVKAGATKFSDQQQALSEVISSGALVIMCPMCLKQAGFTEADLIAGVKLGGPKITGDALFKDGTKTMSW from the coding sequence ATGTTTTTGAAGTCACTGAAGGCTGTAGTTATTACCACTCTAGCGGCATTGTCTTTATCAGCCTTTGCTGCTGCCAATGATCCGCTGTTTATCAACCTTTCAACTGACGAGCCAGGTCGTGCCTCAATGGCTATTAATTTTGGCAAACACCATTTTTCTAGCGGTCATCCATTAACTATTTTTTTGAATGATAAGGCTGTGATGATGGGTGTAAAGGCTGGAGCTACTAAGTTTTCCGATCAGCAGCAGGCTTTATCTGAGGTAATCTCTAGTGGGGCCTTAGTCATCATGTGCCCCATGTGCCTAAAGCAGGCTGGTTTTACAGAGGCTGATTTGATCGCTGGTGTCAAACTGGGTGGACCAAAGATTACTGGCGATGCTTTATTTAAAGATGGCACCAAGACAATGAGTTGGTAG
- a CDS encoding copper chaperone PCu(A)C produces MKRNTLLNALLLAVVGFGLAGMAQAQNAKVGPLQIENAYTRATVPGQQVAGGFMKIENKGGVDLLVSASSPVAGEVQLHEMAMEGNVMKMRQVKDIPVPAGGAVELKPGGLHLMFMNIKAPLAAGETVPVKLKFAKAGEVEVKMPVNAMGNPGGGHGGAMKH; encoded by the coding sequence ATGAAACGCAATACATTATTAAATGCATTATTGCTTGCTGTGGTTGGTTTTGGTCTTGCTGGAATGGCTCAGGCTCAAAACGCTAAAGTAGGCCCACTGCAAATTGAGAATGCCTACACTCGTGCAACTGTTCCTGGTCAGCAAGTGGCCGGTGGCTTTATGAAGATTGAAAACAAAGGCGGCGTAGATTTATTGGTATCAGCTAGCTCTCCAGTAGCTGGCGAGGTCCAATTGCATGAGATGGCCATGGAAGGTAATGTCATGAAAATGCGCCAAGTGAAAGATATTCCAGTGCCAGCAGGTGGTGCAGTGGAATTAAAGCCAGGTGGTTTGCACTTGATGTTTATGAACATCAAAGCGCCTTTAGCTGCTGGTGAAACTGTTCCAGTCAAACTCAAGTTTGCTAAAGCGGGTGAAGTGGAAGTGAAGATGCCTGTGAATGCAATGGGCAATCCTGGTGGTGGCCATGGCGGAGCAATGAAGCACTAA
- the ilvD gene encoding dihydroxy-acid dehydratase — protein MKRLNERSRNVTEGVARAPNRSMYYAMGYEEKDFVKPMVGVANGHSTITPCNSGLQKLADAAVTALEEAGAKAQMFGTPTVSDGIGMGTEGMKYSLVSREVIADSIEVCVNGLWQDGVLVIGGCDKNMPGGMMAIARTNVPAIYVYGGTIKPGHFKGKELNIVSAFEAVGEFTSGRLSEEDLKGVEQNACPGSGSCGGMYTANTMSSSFEALGMSLPYSSTMANVDAEKVTSAHESAIVLVEAIKNNLRPRDIITKKSIENAVSVIMAVGGSTNAVLHFLAITSAAEIDWTIDDFERIRKRVPVIVDMKPSGQYLATDLHQAGGIPQVMKILLDGGLLHGDCMTITGKTIAETLKDVPSVPRADQKVIRTLDNPLYKQGHLAILKGNISPEGCVAKITGLKNPSITGPARVFDSEDDAMAAIMAQKIKDGDVVVIRYEGPKGGPGMREMLAPTSALVGQGLGETVGLITDGRFSGGTWGMVVGHVAPEAYVGGTIALIQEGDSVTIDAHKLLIQLNVSDEEIAKRRAAWVQPKPRYTRGLLAKYASLASTASKGAVTDLDLKI, from the coding sequence ATGAAACGCCTTAATGAACGCTCGCGTAATGTTACTGAAGGGGTTGCCCGCGCACCCAATCGCTCAATGTACTACGCGATGGGCTATGAAGAGAAGGATTTTGTTAAGCCAATGGTAGGTGTGGCCAACGGCCATTCAACCATTACCCCCTGCAATAGCGGCTTACAAAAACTGGCAGATGCAGCAGTAACCGCTCTTGAAGAGGCTGGTGCAAAAGCGCAAATGTTTGGCACCCCAACCGTCTCTGATGGTATTGGCATGGGTACTGAGGGTATGAAGTATTCCCTCGTCTCTCGTGAAGTCATTGCAGATAGCATCGAAGTGTGTGTGAATGGTTTATGGCAGGACGGTGTTTTAGTGATTGGTGGTTGCGACAAAAACATGCCGGGCGGCATGATGGCGATTGCCCGCACCAACGTACCCGCAATTTACGTCTATGGCGGAACCATTAAGCCAGGTCATTTCAAAGGCAAAGAACTGAATATTGTTTCTGCATTTGAAGCTGTTGGTGAATTTACTTCTGGCCGCCTGAGCGAAGAAGATCTCAAAGGTGTTGAGCAAAATGCTTGTCCAGGCAGCGGTTCTTGCGGTGGCATGTATACCGCTAATACTATGAGCTCCTCATTTGAAGCCTTGGGTATGAGCTTGCCTTACTCATCGACGATGGCCAACGTCGATGCCGAGAAAGTCACTAGCGCCCATGAATCAGCCATTGTGTTGGTAGAGGCAATTAAAAACAATTTGCGTCCACGCGACATCATCACCAAGAAATCTATTGAGAACGCAGTGAGCGTCATCATGGCAGTTGGTGGCTCTACTAATGCTGTTTTGCATTTCCTGGCAATCACCAGTGCTGCTGAAATCGATTGGACTATTGATGACTTTGAACGTATCCGTAAACGCGTTCCCGTCATTGTGGATATGAAACCATCAGGCCAATACTTGGCAACCGATCTGCACCAAGCTGGCGGCATTCCACAGGTGATGAAGATCTTGCTAGATGGCGGCCTCTTGCACGGTGATTGCATGACGATCACTGGCAAAACCATTGCTGAGACATTGAAAGATGTTCCATCAGTACCGCGTGCTGATCAAAAAGTGATTCGCACTTTAGATAATCCTCTGTACAAACAAGGTCACTTAGCTATCTTGAAGGGCAATATCTCCCCTGAGGGTTGCGTTGCCAAAATTACTGGTCTCAAGAACCCATCGATTACCGGCCCAGCGCGCGTCTTTGACTCTGAGGATGACGCAATGGCAGCCATCATGGCGCAAAAGATTAAAGATGGTGACGTTGTAGTCATTCGCTACGAAGGTCCTAAAGGCGGCCCTGGCATGCGCGAGATGCTTGCCCCTACCTCTGCCCTCGTTGGTCAAGGTTTAGGTGAGACGGTGGGTCTCATCACTGATGGCCGCTTCTCTGGTGGTACTTGGGGCATGGTGGTTGGTCACGTTGCCCCTGAGGCTTATGTTGGTGGCACTATCGCCCTCATTCAAGAAGGTGACTCTGTCACGATCGATGCCCATAAACTCCTCATCCAACTCAATGTGAGTGATGAAGAAATTGCCAAGCGTCGTGCCGCCTGGGTGCAACCGAAGCCACGCTACACCCGCGGCTTGCTGGCGAAATATGCCAGCTTAGCAAGTACTGCAAGTAAGGGTGCGGTGACTGATCTAGATTTGAAGATCTAA
- a CDS encoding response regulator transcription factor: MTKVGHIYLIDDDESMRTSLSRMLKDVGYMVEDFSSAMTFLEHSLPVAPAVILLDMQMPDMTGLDLQEKLVQLGRKTPIVFVSGQSHPHQIVKSLKRGAVDFLFKPFNLEDLLKAVADAVEFDRRQLKRVSKEVETKRDYATLTPREKEVCFWLVKGLLNKDIAVKLGTTDATIKVHKARVMDKMNVESVQLLVAKYLESDLENTQNN; the protein is encoded by the coding sequence ATGACTAAAGTTGGCCACATCTACCTAATTGACGACGATGAGTCAATGCGTACATCTTTAAGCCGAATGCTAAAAGATGTGGGTTATATGGTGGAAGATTTCTCTTCTGCGATGACATTTTTAGAGCATTCGCTTCCTGTGGCACCTGCAGTTATCTTGCTGGATATGCAGATGCCCGATATGACGGGGCTGGATTTACAGGAAAAATTAGTCCAGTTGGGCCGTAAAACCCCAATTGTGTTTGTGAGCGGCCAAAGTCACCCCCATCAAATCGTCAAGAGCCTGAAGCGCGGCGCCGTTGATTTCCTCTTTAAACCCTTCAATTTGGAGGATTTATTGAAGGCTGTTGCCGATGCTGTCGAGTTTGATAGACGTCAGCTCAAACGAGTCTCTAAAGAGGTGGAAACCAAGAGGGATTATGCGACCCTGACACCCAGAGAGAAGGAAGTTTGCTTTTGGCTGGTCAAGGGATTGCTTAATAAAGATATTGCCGTCAAACTGGGGACTACTGATGCCACTATCAAGGTCCACAAGGCTAGAGTAATGGATAAGATGAATGTGGAATCGGTTCAATTATTAGTTGCAAAGTACCTTGAATCTGATCTTGAAAATACGCAAAATAATTAG
- a CDS encoding helix-turn-helix domain-containing protein: MNSNSKLPEIRKEAFVKAREKLSLSTKELGGMACLSHHQISQIENGESSFFYGAQNKFTAAKKVAKLLNLSDEDAFDFGSSAPEKSNAAPEQLPIAEIKLADTSIKETARKVAPKKVGAKKESEVIKEVVEETQTPELVAEEEKNEPAIKIESTKVEPVKVISKEIPFSATSPSSKPASSKKLILLLSVLAALVFAVINLRTLFFADKPEEIIVVKEEIIEPTPAATPAEPVPVTPQAAVAPVVAAPATSAEASTACPAEEGIISYKPDAPRKAADMVYVQVKSKQVVCVSDASGKLQNKMVEPGVGASFYGKPPFKVLTGGLAQVDVFFQGAKVRLTNLNHKTLILDAAEVVAPSVDRTDSQQR, from the coding sequence GTGAACTCCAATTCCAAACTCCCTGAGATTCGCAAAGAAGCTTTTGTTAAAGCCCGCGAAAAACTGAGCTTAAGCACTAAAGAACTCGGCGGTATGGCTTGTCTTTCACACCATCAAATATCTCAAATTGAAAATGGCGAGTCCAGTTTTTTCTATGGAGCCCAAAACAAATTTACTGCCGCTAAAAAAGTAGCAAAGCTACTCAACTTAAGCGATGAAGATGCATTTGATTTTGGTTCGAGCGCTCCCGAAAAATCGAATGCAGCTCCAGAGCAGCTACCTATTGCAGAGATTAAATTAGCTGATACCTCAATTAAAGAGACTGCTAGAAAAGTTGCCCCTAAAAAAGTGGGAGCAAAAAAAGAATCTGAAGTAATTAAAGAAGTAGTGGAGGAGACTCAGACTCCAGAATTAGTGGCTGAAGAAGAAAAAAACGAGCCAGCTATAAAAATAGAATCTACAAAAGTAGAGCCTGTAAAAGTCATCTCAAAAGAAATCCCATTCTCTGCCACTTCGCCAAGCTCAAAACCTGCCTCTTCAAAGAAGCTCATTCTTTTATTAAGTGTTTTAGCCGCACTGGTGTTCGCAGTCATTAATTTGCGTACTCTCTTTTTTGCAGACAAGCCAGAAGAAATCATTGTTGTAAAAGAAGAAATTATTGAGCCGACTCCTGCGGCAACTCCAGCTGAGCCTGTACCAGTCACTCCTCAGGCAGCAGTTGCCCCAGTAGTCGCTGCTCCTGCCACTAGTGCTGAAGCCTCAACAGCCTGTCCTGCTGAGGAAGGCATTATTAGTTACAAACCGGATGCACCCCGCAAAGCAGCTGACATGGTCTATGTACAGGTGAAGTCAAAGCAGGTTGTTTGCGTGAGTGATGCTTCTGGTAAGTTGCAAAATAAGATGGTTGAACCTGGGGTCGGCGCATCCTTTTACGGTAAGCCACCATTTAAGGTGTTAACTGGTGGCCTCGCTCAGGTAGACGTATTTTTTCAGGGCGCAAAAGTTCGCCTGACAAATCTGAATCACAAAACCTTGATATTGGATGCTGCTGAAGTGGTGGCTCCATCCGTAGACCGGACAGATTCTCAGCAGCGCTAA
- the glnK gene encoding P-II family nitrogen regulator, whose amino-acid sequence MKLITSIIKPFKLDEVREALAEVGVTGLTVTEVKGFGRQKGHTELYRGAEYVVDFLPKVKVEVVVADDRVDSAIEAITKAARTGKIGDGKIFVSPIEQAIRIRTGETDDSAV is encoded by the coding sequence ATGAAGCTAATCACATCCATTATTAAGCCGTTCAAACTTGACGAAGTTCGTGAAGCCTTAGCTGAAGTAGGTGTTACCGGACTGACCGTTACTGAAGTCAAAGGCTTTGGCCGCCAAAAAGGTCATACCGAACTCTATCGTGGCGCCGAGTATGTTGTCGACTTTTTACCCAAAGTAAAAGTGGAAGTAGTTGTGGCTGATGACCGTGTAGATTCAGCGATCGAAGCAATTACAAAAGCGGCACGCACAGGCAAGATTGGTGACGGCAAGATTTTTGTTAGCCCGATTGAACAAGCTATTCGGATTCGCACTGGCGAAACTGACGACTCAGCGGTTTAA